TTTACTTATTCACAATGGATGTCATGATGAGATGGAGGTCTTTACGAAGATGGAGGACTGTACGAAGATAGAGAGGAATTTCCCTCCAATTACTGATAGACTTGTTTGGGTACTTCTGTTACTCTTTTACTCTGAATTTCATTTCTAAATTACATAAAAGCGCAAAAATTAATGTCAACTTTTACTTTAATAGCAATTAAATAATAATACATGTATTTTTTGGACTATTTTCATTGTAATTGCAAAATACCTAAATGGATAGAGTGTTATTTTGTCTTATTTTGTGTTATTTTATTGGATATTGTCGAATATTTGCTAAAAATCCATTTATCATGATATGGATTAACTTAAAATGATAAGATCAGAAGGTGGAATACGAACTTAGTGAATATGGAAATAGTTTAGAAAGCATTTCCATATTCGCTATATAATTGGGGAGAACAACATATGATTAGAGAATAAGGTGATAAATTTGTTGTTTTAGAGGAGAACCTATTAAATAAATAAAAGAGGTCACACTGAGCTGAGCAATCAGTAGAGCAGATATAGTAAGCGTAACATCAGGATAAGCAAGGACAATGCCTCAACTTGTCAATGATTGCATTCTTCTCTCTTCTATGTAATACACTTATTTTTCCAGAAAAAAAACCTCTTAAGATATACGATATCTCATGAGGTGATTTCTATCCAACAGTTGTCACAGTTCACAGATTTGCTGATCGCTTGCTCACAACCCATGAAGAAACTTTGTAATACCTGCGCCTATCTTCATTAAACACAATATAACGATTCTTTCCCAACCTTTTGGCATGGTACATAGCGCTATCTGCTTCTCCCAGCAATTTGGAACGCGTAGCTTTGCTTCCTTGGCCTATACTAATCCCAATGCTCCCTGATATCGTTAAGCTCTGTCTTTTAATAACCACGGGCTGTCTGAATTTCTCTAAAATGTGTGATGCCAACAACTCTGCCTTTTGGAGATTAGCATTCGCCATAATGATGACAAATTCATCTCCACCTATTCGAAATACCTGTCCGTCATGACTAGTAGCTTGACGAAGACGCAAACCCACTTCTTTCAAGAGTTGATCGCCTGTCTGATGTCCGAACGTATCATTAATATATTTAAAATGGTCTAAATCAAGAAATAGAACTGCTAAATGCCCTTTTCCAGAACATTGGTTCCAGAAACGATCCATTCCATTGCGGTTGATTGACCCCGTCACAACATCAATATACGCTAGCCTTTTCAATTTGGCCCTTTCTATAAACATGATTAAAATAATAATTAAACTTATCAAAATCACTACTAACATAAAGAGTCTCATATCCTCATCCAACCCCAAATAGTCTTTCAACCAGTATACTATAACGTTCTATACAACTTCTAAACAACTTCTAAACAACTTCAAAGGAATGAGACTTCGGTATTCTAAAGGCAACCGTAGTTCCCTGATTCAGTACACTACTGATTTGCAATCCTCTACCGTAGATTTGCTTCAAACGCCGATTTGTGTTGATCAGACCGATTCCTCTCTTTTTGTGTGGATGACTCATTAGTATGCCCTCTAGCTTCTGCTCATCCATCCCTACCCCATCATCTATAATGAAGATCTCTACATAATTGTCATTCTCAGAGATGGTAATGGTGATGGTTCCTCCACGAGTCCGTGTTAAAACACCATGTCTGACAGCATTTTCTACAATGGGCTGAATAGAAAGCGGCGGAAGCCCTATAGTTATACCTTTACGCACATTCCACACCACCTGTAACCTATCTCCAAATCGTTCTTGTTCAATGTATAAATAGGATTGAACTAATTCAAGCTCATGCTCCAATCGAACAACACGCTTCATATTATTGTCATCAAAACTCGATTGTAGATAGTTTCCAAACTTCTCGAGTAAAATAACCATTCTTGTTGTATCAATATCGCTAAGGGAAGCGATCGTATTCAATGTGTTGAATAAGAAATGAGGCTGGATTTGAGCTTGAAGCCATGCAGCCTCCATACGAAGACGCTCCGTTACAGACTGTTTCAAGTCAGTTAATGCGCGAACCCGTGTTTTCAATTCTAGAGCCCCTACCGGTTTTGTTACATAGTCATTAGCGCCTGACAGAAATCCAGTATAGAGGTCCTCTGATTGACTTCTTGCGGTCAAGAGCAGAATTGGTAACTCCAAAATCGAGAACTTCTCTCGTATGGTTCGCGATAATTCATATCCCGACATATGCGGCATCATCACATCCGTAATAATTAGATCCCACTCTCCTATATCTAGATAGGCCAAAGCTTCCTTCCCGCTGGTTACTGCAGTAATCTCATAATGATCTGCTGAAAGAATATTTCTTAATATTCTCAAATTTACGGGATCATTGTCTACAGCCAATACCTTGGGTCTTCGTACATCAGAAATAAGTTCCGACCGGTTCAAAGCACTGCTAGACGCAGCTGTTAAAGTGGATATTGTCACGTTATCAGTGAGTAAATTCGATTCTTCGACATCCGTTACTGGTCTTTGCACCGTGTTATTGTCCATTGGCAGTGTAAAGGTAAACACTGACCCTAAATCGAGGGAAGACTTAACCCCCAGTGTTCCTCCATGAAGCTCAACTAACTGCTTGCATATGCTCAGCCCGAGTCCCAGCCCCCCACTCATGGCAGTCATACTAGAATCTCCCTGCTCGTAAGGTTGAAAAATTCTCTGCTGCGTCTCTTCATCTATACCTATTCCTGAATCCTTAATATGAACATAGACCATTTCATTCTGAATTTCACTATGGACGACTATTATTCCTTCGTTGGTATATTTAATTGCATTATGAAGCAGATTGAACAAAATTTGAACAAGACGATTCTCGTCGGCAATAACGTTCGGAAAAGGTTCGGGTATATCAAGCACCAATTCTATTTGCTTACCTTCTGTCATGAAACGAAGGGTGTCGAATACACCCGAAGCTACTCGCTGGAGAATCACACTTTGCTTGTTCAACCGAATCTCTTGTTCCTTCAATAGAGTAGCATCCAGTAAGTCATTAAGTATAAGGGACATACGTCTTCCTAAAGTCGTTATCAGCTCCAAATTACTCTTATTCTTCTCATCCAGTGAGTCCCTTCCTTCCACAAGAACCGTCTGGGCCATATTGATCATTCCGTGCAACGGGTTACGCAATTCATGAGAGGTATTCGCCAGAAATTCATCTTTGATCTTGTCAGCTTTCTTCAGCTTGTCGGATAGCTTCTCCGCTCGAATAGTAATCTGGGAAAAACGCGTAAACCAAAATGAAGCAAAGCTAAGAAAAGCGATCATGAGATCAAACGGATAGTAAGGCAAATCTATTAAATATCTGTTCTTCAAGAAACCTCCCAAAATAATATTAGTAGAGATACCTATTGCTGATAGTAACAAGAAAAAAGCCCCTTCTACTCCCGTCATAATGGCTCGCAGCACAAGGATTGGAACAAGTACGGTAGCTAATAACAACACAATGGTTAGAATAGATTCTGCCTGCATGAGATGATGTATCGGCAAATCTACGATGACTAATGTACATAAAGCACACACGCTAGCAAACCAATGATAATATTTTTCCTTTTGATCTGTGAACAGCAAATTCCTCACAAATAAAATCCAAAAAACAGCAGACACCATGTAAGATAAAATTTTGATTTTGTCCGCCCATTCCAGATTAATAGGTATCCACACTAGAAGCATTTTATCATCGTCGACCAGAGTTGATATTAACATGCTAAAGACGACTATACCGAAATACAATAATTCTTTTCTTCTAGAACCCAAGACATATAAAATACATGCATACAAACCGTGCAGCAACAACGCAATACAGACTATCATCTGCATACTTTTAGAAACAAACTCTTCATTGGCTATTGCATCAATCGTCCCAA
The nucleotide sequence above comes from Paenibacillus sp. IHBB 10380. Encoded proteins:
- a CDS encoding GGDEF domain-containing protein encodes the protein MLVVILISLIIILIMFIERAKLKRLAYIDVVTGSINRNGMDRFWNQCSGKGHLAVLFLDLDHFKYINDTFGHQTGDQLLKEVGLRLRQATSHDGQVFRIGGDEFVIIMANANLQKAELLASHILEKFRQPVVIKRQSLTISGSIGISIGQGSKATRSKLLGEADSAMYHAKRLGKNRYIVFNEDRRRYYKVSSWVVSKRSANL
- a CDS encoding hybrid sensor histidine kinase/response regulator is translated as MKLITRNLMSTRKIVMITVLFILVLISLRMIWIGFHMTPDHPQADHGVLDLRQWNFSDQQTITLDGEWDFYPNQFVKPEATKSSDSSFHKSWIQVPDNWIGSTSVDSAYGFGTYRLRVLINENKQLYSIRIPNIQTASRLFINGQLQKEIGHPTETIEDNKARNIPYSSTFHTNTQELDIVIHVSNYQFPSTGGIIQSIKFGTIDAIANEEFVSKSMQMIVCIALLLHGLYACILYVLGSRRKELLYFGIVVFSMLISTLVDDDKMLLVWIPINLEWADKIKILSYMVSAVFWILFVRNLLFTDQKEKYYHWFASVCALCTLVIVDLPIHHLMQAESILTIVLLLATVLVPILVLRAIMTGVEGAFFLLLSAIGISTNIILGGFLKNRYLIDLPYYPFDLMIAFLSFASFWFTRFSQITIRAEKLSDKLKKADKIKDEFLANTSHELRNPLHGMINMAQTVLVEGRDSLDEKNKSNLELITTLGRRMSLILNDLLDATLLKEQEIRLNKQSVILQRVASGVFDTLRFMTEGKQIELVLDIPEPFPNVIADENRLVQILFNLLHNAIKYTNEGIIVVHSEIQNEMVYVHIKDSGIGIDEETQQRIFQPYEQGDSSMTAMSGGLGLGLSICKQLVELHGGTLGVKSSLDLGSVFTFTLPMDNNTVQRPVTDVEESNLLTDNVTISTLTAASSSALNRSELISDVRRPKVLAVDNDPVNLRILRNILSADHYEITAVTSGKEALAYLDIGEWDLIITDVMMPHMSGYELSRTIREKFSILELPILLLTARSQSEDLYTGFLSGANDYVTKPVGALELKTRVRALTDLKQSVTERLRMEAAWLQAQIQPHFLFNTLNTIASLSDIDTTRMVILLEKFGNYLQSSFDDNNMKRVVRLEHELELVQSYLYIEQERFGDRLQVVWNVRKGITIGLPPLSIQPIVENAVRHGVLTRTRGGTITITISENDNYVEIFIIDDGVGMDEQKLEGILMSHPHKKRGIGLINTNRRLKQIYGRGLQISSVLNQGTTVAFRIPKSHSFEVV